Within Quercus lobata isolate SW786 chromosome 5, ValleyOak3.0 Primary Assembly, whole genome shotgun sequence, the genomic segment ACTATCATTTATTACAAGAATCTACAATTACTCCAGACAATGGACAAATAGTTGTGGCCAAACTAAATGAGTTAGACATGTAAAAATCAACAAAGCTCAGAAACTGTAATAATGGAGGTGCAAAACTAAGAGTAAGAATTTCAGCGAGAAAGCTTTGTGATGGTGAAGAAAATGCTTCATTGAATAATTTGATTAGAAACACTCTATTTATATAACAGATTAGAAAGCGGGAAATAAGGAAAGAATAACTGATTTATAAAACTAACTTTCCAACTAACAAGGCACTAATCAACTAAGGACACGTGTTACTAACCTAGTAACTACACTGCTAATTAAATACATACTAAACGACAACTAGTCTATACACAACTTATACTATAGGACTTGTAGCATAAGAGCATTCGAAGCCTGTGTTGATTTACAGTATTGCAGATTGCAGTATGTGCTTGATCTTGGTAACCTCAACAATGCTGCAGCTTCATATATTTCAACATTACACTAATCCCATAAATGCACACCATTAATGGAATTAACAGCCAACAGCTACAAAAACTCAACTGTGAAGGAAAACATCACTCCACATTGTGACAGCTCACAAGAGtactttcaaaattatttattaatgtcACCAATACTGATAAAATCATTGTAAGGTTCTTAGCCAACACCCCACTGGTGCTCATGCCATAACCTCTTAAGTGCTCTTTATTGCAAGGTTCGTATCCCAAGCCTGGTGGCTGGTAGACGAAGAAAGCTAACTATGTGTTTTCATTCTAATTATAACACCATCTATTTTCATATTCAAATTTACACTTTATTTATCTGTTAACTCTTGATTAGGATGTAAAATCTTCAATGACTTATATATAGAAGTACTAAAATCTAATCAAGAGGTTCACTTAAGTACAGTGTGGATTTAAATATGAGAATAGGACTAAAAAACTCTCATAGACttgtattatttttatgaaaccTTAGTATAACAacctaatttttctattttatacaagTATTTTGCAAAAACAGTCACTAAAAATTATCGATTATACAtcctcttttatttaaataatatttttctcacttttttttattatattatttcacACCTACCCTCCTAACACACACTATCTATTTTCTCTTAATGTCCTCTTCGCAAAAgtcatatctctctctttcttcttctccttcttcttcttttgtaatTAGGGTTTGATTATGGTCCATGATTTCGGGCTTGTTCGGTATGTgatttcaaataacaatttgtGTTAACACTAAAAACTGTGGTTCTAAAAAGAGAAGGTGTGTTTGGTAAAAGTGCTTGAGTTACCGTTATCAATTTAGGGTGTTTAAATACTGTATTTTGAGAACTCATCTGGATcagattttagtttttaagtaaCATTGTTGAATGATATTGTTGTAAATATACTGAAAATTGTGGGACCCAGATGATTTGACCAAACACTGAATAGCATGTGAGAgactcttctctttctctttcctcaatGGTTTCCTTTtcccctctttcttttttatttcacttttttatttcaCACCTACTGGTCTTTGTCTTCTTTGTATCTTGTGGGAAGTACTTTGTTATGAACATCACCATTAAACCCTTAGATTTTTAGGTGATAACAAAGGGCCCCATATGATATTATGAACCTAAGGAGTGAGAACCATGAAAATAATTGTGATAGAGATAGACCGTGGAGTCTTATCAGAAACCATAATAATTCGAGATTTAGAAGTAAATTACAATCTTATACACTATCAATGATGCATGTTGCAAATTTCCCTTAGAGTTCAAAATTTGTGTACAAATTTCACAAAACCCATCTCACGATATTGATAAATCCAAATGTGAAATctatttaaaaggaaaagaaagagtaTGGAGATATCACTAAGGGAGACTAAGATGGAGATGAAGGAAAGAGACCTGTGGGTTTTGAGAGGGAAATTTCTCtctcatcaaataaaatattaataattctACTGTATATGTTTGGTgagtaaggttgaatttattcaaccatgtgttggctttattccatgccaaatttgcttgtatttcaacaaTAAGATACCATGTATTttggtgggaatcatgtaagggttgTGTCTAAGAGAGTGTGAATAATTCAAGTGTGTGTGCATTCAAGAGGATTCTCACAATTGGATCTCACGAGTGACTTGCGACTGTTGACTCACCAGAATgccacacgtgtgaagcatgcaggagGCTAAAGGGTCATgacagctggagcactacaggacaaaaaggtCAGTCTGGCCAGTCAATTATTTCGCGACTCAAACTCGCAACTCATCCCGGTCGCGAGTGAGTCGTCAGAACAccctattttgtagaaaaatgtcttttcaaattcctcacatatcctactataaatacccttatacccacaaaatgtagagagcttctagagagaatttaagagaaaaaccctagagaacaacaagattgactcatccacaatcttatatCTTTGATtctcaaatttctctactctcaccctttccattgacatacccttgagaggttcattaactaaatccttatctcaccatacccaaaTCTATGAGGAGGTTATTTGGTGTTTAGGAAGCAATTTAGAGATGATcaattcatttggttgatgTAATGAGCTTATTGCGGGATTTggaaagctaaagaagacacaGTTAGgcttaaccttgttggagcaagaagcttggagggcttaggtgtattgggtagattaggtttggagggtttattgctatttgtgtatcccaactttattctttagtggatcattttattgcttggagggcagcggagaggtttttcgttgagttcttcggtttcctcttcgataacacgtgccgATGtcatctttgtgtttgcatctctctaacCCTTTCTCTTTATCTTTAATTGCTgtaatgttgtgattaattatggtttagagtgatttgtttatttgggtATTGCTTGTACTTATCAttctgcacatatattgtttgagtaTAAGCTTGTGGTGGTTATTTTGAAACTGGaggtctaaacattcactagTGTTTTATACGCCAAATGAACTTTCAACATTGTTgtaaatatattgaaaattgtGGGACCTAGCTAGATGATTTGACCAAACACTGAACAGCATGTGAGAgactcttctctttctctttcctcaatAGTTTCCTTTTccactctttcttttttatttcacaCCTACaggtttttgtcttctttgTATCTTGTGGGAAGCACTTTGTTATGAGCATCACCATTAAATCCTTAGATTTTTAGGTGATAACAAAGGGCCCTATATGATATTATGAACCTAAGGAGTGAGAACCATGAAAATAATTGTGGTAGAGATAGATCGTGGAGTCTTATCAGAAACCATAATAATTCGAAATTTAGAAGTAAATTACAATCGTACACACTATCAATGATGCATGTTGCAAATTTCCCTTGGAGTTCAGAATTTTTGTACAAATTTCACAAAACCCATCTCACAATATTGATACATCCAAATGTGAAATctatttaaaaggaaaagaaagagtaTGAAGATATCACTAAGGGAGACAAAGATGGAGATGAAGGAAAGAGACCTATGGGTTTTGAGAGGGAAATTTCTCtctcatcaaataaaatattaataattctACTATATATGTCTTGTGAGacctcacttaaaaaaaaaaaaaaaaaaaaaaaaaaaaaaaaaaaacacatacacatgattatatgttttttcatttaaagaaaaaatgttattaGAAATATGGTACTCaacattttttgcattatgagtGCTTTAAACATGtgtttttacaacactttttaaacttgGGTTTAATTTTGGGGCGGTGATTTTAGGCAAATTTCTCTGCTTCTACTAGTCAAAAGCAACATATGTTAAATAAGTCAAGAACTTCCCCAAGATACATGGATCATTTTCTAAACAATATGAATGAAATCAACAATCCTGAGTAAgtctctcttgtgtgtgtgtgtgtgtttgtttctcaaaaaaaaaaaaaaaggataattgtCTCACATTACTTAAGAGAGTGtattgtgtgtagtataacttacCTTACCCTCctttaaaagttaccatgacttttgagtagAGTTGTAGTGTACCTTTATGTTAGAACCCAttttcctctcccttgtgtgtgtatttgtttctcaaaaaaaaaaaaaaactaaaactaagtAAGTCCATATTCTGTGTGAAACAATATAGTTATCACATTACATACATCAATTAATCTGCTTCAGTACTTGCATTCCTCCATACTAACATAACCGTTACACCTAATTTAGAGCTGAATTGGCCCTAAGAGGGCAGCCCATGAATAGATtgtacaaactacaaagttCAACTTGTGCTCAAGCTTTGATAGTCTCCTCTTTTTCTCCTTCAAAACGCTTTTCCTTATAACTAGTATACAGCAACTATGACTGTAAATGATAATCTGCCACTAAAATGTGtcaaatcaaaatcatcaaaacaaTGTGATCAAGGATACAGTGAATATGATCCCAGATCCTAAAACCTTTATAATTTAAGAATGTTAATAGTTCATGGTTCATACTCACATGATCAGCATCCAGATGAACATGGTTCTGTCCATAGCCATGTTGGTGGAGGCCAAAATATCTAATAATAGCTTGGAGAATCTGCTAGCTAATTAAACACACGACTGTCATGAACACCATTAAGCCCTttgattagaaaaataaatacaaatccCTTTACATTGGATCAAATTCTTGAGCTGGAACAGAGTAGTAACAATCATAATGCAATAAATgtagtttaaaaagtgttgtgaaaacatttgtttaaaatattcattatgCAGAAAatgtagaattctatcttgtataaaaaaaaaatatattcataatgcaaaaaatgtgtttagtaccaaatttcaaataacacattttaaaatatgaaaaaaaaaatgtaattgtatatttaatatgtgtatgtgttttttttttaagtgatgatTGTATAGTAAAAGAATGCTATGTTAtttaaggagagagaaaaagaaaaaagaagaagaaagaatgacaaACAGGTGGCTAgtgggagaaagagagaaaaaaaaagtatatatatatatatataaaatgttaaaaCCACCCAAAATGAATGTgtaaagttaataatttatttatatttttttgtaaaaaaaataaataaaaaataaattctaatataaagtagatgaatatataaaagcaaaattatatataatgttaaaaCCGTTTAAAATGAATGtataaagtcaataatctatttatattttttttgttaaaaaataaataaaaataataataattacgtTACCAATAACATGACAATAAGATAGCGCGTTATGAgttcagcaacaataaatgttatcGTTTTAACTTTTGAATATAAGTAAATTTGCCGGTAGAAAAGATTTGTACTGCCATTATATTCACCTTTGCATCTATGGAAAGCGCAACGGACAGCTATCTCAGGAAATGATAGAAAAGAATAGCTCGGGCCTTGGCATATCGATAAAGGTCAGATTACTATTTTGGCTTCACCCTCAATTTATTCCTTattctgaaaaagaaaaaaaaaaattattctttataATTTCTCAGCAATCATAAGGATAGCACTtctgttcataaaaaaaaaaaaaaaggatagcaCTTCTTACTAAAATCAGGCCCACTAAATCCcacaaattatataaattaaaataaaaacccaaatttcagCCCAAtaacccattcaaaaaacaaaGCCCTCAGATTATCAAAGCCTGTAACCCATATCGACGGTCAAAACAATTCTCAGGATTGAATTAGTTCAGATTTGGATCATGGAACTAATTGGACCAACACTCAAGTAAAGAGGGATCACAACTTTTTTGGTCCATTTTATGAACAGCCcataaggaaagaaaataagtaaaaaaaagaaaaaggaaatgagCTCGGCCCGTGAGGCCTAGCTGAAAGCTACAGACACAGTCACACGTTTGGGGCTATGTTAAAACCTAAAAGGCAAAGAATGGAGTTCAAGTATCGCTCGTTGAAATTTGCCATATTGGAGTGGAAAGTCATCCAAGGCTTCCATCCACCATAACAAGAGGGCTTTGAACACTTGAGAGAATTGCTATTTTAGCaccaaaaacagtaaaaaactCACTACATCAAAGTTGttaaatcaaaacaattttatcataaTTTGACTTATTTGAGTACTGTTttaactggattttttttttaatgaaaaacctctcttttctttcgttattttaaattttctctttcttcagacatttctctccctctctctctctctcctttggTCGACCTCTCCCTGCatgctcccccccccccccttctttgGCAAGGGCCGTTGAAGCTCATCTTTGTACCTGCCGATAACGCAAGGTTCAGTGGTCAGCACCGTTAGCTCTAATCTCCAACCTCATCTTTGTCTTCCTCAAGCTTCAGTCACTGAtgtggtttgggtttttgagATCAAACTTTGATTTTATCTCTTTAAGATCTCAAATTTGATGGGTTTTTgagatcaaattttttttccagttctatcgtctctctctttctctttggttGTGTGGTGTTTTATGgtagttgtttttctttttccaactGTTAGTGGTGATGCgattgtgggtttgggtttgtgattttggtggttcGGGGTTGTGGTTATGGGTGGTGGCGACACCGACAATCGTTGTtgtggctgtgttggtggtTGAGTGGGTTTTGTAGCTAGTGGGTTGTggtgggtggtggtgggttttatttttgggtggCTGGCGGCGTCTGGCAGTGGGAGTGAGTATGGGTGTGGGTTAGCtaggttgagaagaaaaatttaaGTTTGTTGTTTGGATTGCTTCAGTcgaagagaatatatatatatatatatatatatatatatataaatataaagagattaaattctataacaaCGTGTCGTAAAACTCAACGTTTTAGCCCTCCAATCTCAACATGTCACATTATCTTagcacatatttaagaataaacacaatctcactcaatcaattctaatacccatatataaatccaaccaaattgggaATCTATCGAGATGTTATTAAGtgtggtaggatgtattgaattttaataaattttaagtaaaatactgATGTGGCAATCACTTATTGAATGGTGTAAAACATAGGTTTTACACcccatccttatagaatttaatctcatatATAAAAGgggagaataaaaaagaatatttaaatgaagcgTTAAAAAAGACTTTGATGTTGAGTGTATTATAAAGtaaatgttaaaatagataaagtaagtttttaaggtgataaaacttaaaaactaaatttattaGCTCTCTttttgtggatgctctaattGAGTTATAAAAGCATTTGTATCAATTTGTGCAAAATAGTGACCAACTAACCACAAAACCATCCATATCAACATAGGTAAATTTGTGCAAAACTCATCCAAAGCTATGGTAATTATGGAAAGAGCAAAACTTAGTTATAGTACTTAGGTGCTGTGtcttaggtttttcttttaaaattttgtcatgtggcttttttcttataaatggaagtgtattttttaagttaagtagacacgtgaaaaaattttaagaaaaaaacctaaagaacaATACATAACATTTAGTACATAACATACTGTGCATCAATTTTAtccttataaaaatttatataagtattattcattttgtatttttttcttttgacatATTCCAAGATAAATAAAAACAGTAAATAGTGGTTGTAGCATGcgaataaaaaggaaaaattgaaaagaattaaaaaattttgatattttacttttaatataGTTTAGAATAGATGCTTTaaagattttaattaaataatttttttttggctaagttttttacttcttattttttaacataaaataatttttataattttatctcaCAGTTAACAAATCATTTATatagcttctcaaaaaaaaaacaaatcatttaTAGAAAATTACGGAATATCACATGGACTCATGGAGtaagtacttaaaaaaaaaaaaaaaaactctaccatcaatatctaaaattaaaatttaattgcttctcaaaaaaaattttaatttacattttttttttagagaaatttacatatttatttggtaatttaGAAACTAATTTCACTAATAAAAATGGCCACCATAAATTAATCTCAGATtaacatacccaaaaaaaaaaaaaaaaaaagaagaagaagggaaagaCAGAAtaacatacccaaaaaaaaaaaaattgctcgtgatttgaagaaaacaaaaataaaacaaagtttgATATCATTGCtctcaagaaaacaaaaaggaaagacagaatttttattgtttattgtgttgttagctgagagagagagagagtagagaatGGAGGTAGCAGAATTGGATGAAGCACTCAAAGTGTTGgactcttctctttctctcatcaaATGGCGCCTCAAATCTCAATCTAGGCGCCGACTTGAAATAGGTCCGTTTTCTATTCACTTCCctctttgtgtttttcttcaaattcctcattacttcgataatttattttttgctttatttcacCTAAGACATTCATTTTTCTTACTGTTTTGCTTTCTgggttttttattaattttgcgTCTTTTCCAAATTTGAGGCTCCATTTcggttttgagttttgatattATTTGTTTGAATAGTGAAATTCACACcttattttgttttagcttGAAAAATATGGAACCCCATTTAACCCATAAGGCATTGTAGTTGAGTGTTACTAAATTATGTTCTGGTGTGACTTTTCCTAATAGTTCAAGTTGTTGGAAAAGCtctaggctgtgtttggttatTGAATATGTTTGTAGTTTCTGCTATCATTTATTGGGAAATGAAATGgaaaattaatgtgaaaatgtgtggTTGGTTAagaaatttatcatttttccaGGAAATGAAAATGCTAAAACTTTTTCAGAACTAAACATGACTTATGATCCAgaattttagtttcttttcctttttgatggATGTTATGTCCCATTAAGGTGAATTGTTATTTTTGATCAAGTCAATATGGTGTGCAGTGAGTCTGCGATGCTattacgtttggtacactgataATTTTCATGTGTTAGAAGCTTATGACTCATTCTCTTGTATGCCATTATTGCTGAAGCATGTAGAACTTGCTCCTTTCcttacatttatttttcttgtttggtttTAATTAAAGGGTAAATGCAATTTTGAGTAATTTCTTTTTGTGCTgtttaaattgtgattttggAATATCTTCTTGCAGACATACTGGCATTATGTACAGGAATGAGGCCGGTTGTAATGATAGACTATGGTGGAAAGATGCCTGAACTGCAGGAACGACTATGTGCACTTATTAAACTTATTCAAAAGGTTTTACTCAATACTTTTTGTTGGTAAATTCTGCCTTGGTGTTGCTAGTTACTGCCACTGCTTTGAATTTCATTGATTCATTTGTAATTCTTTCTCAATTAATCATCAATTGCAgaacttacatttttttttttttttgaatattagtttaattttattagttatatGTCATTATATCTCAAAGTTCTGTGTTGTGATCTGATGTCTTAGATCTAACATAAACTGATTGTGTTTCCTTGCTTTGGACATCTTTTTATTTGTGCACTCTGAAATCAATTTTGGTGCTGTGCTGAATCAAGGACCAGCATATTGAACTTGTATTACTTTTATTTGAGTTGTTTGTATGGAGGTACACATATGGGGATGATTTGTCAACatggaaagaagaaaatatgattTAGAAAAATGTCACACATACAAAACTGGATCCTATCTCAAAGTAAACAATAGTGATCAGAGCCCCCTCAAATTTCTTAACTAGTTAGAACTTAAGGAAAATGGTCCTTTTCTACAGCCACTTACACAGAGGACTCCTGGTGATACCATTTTGCATACTTCAAATCTTTTTTGTCACTGTTCAGAAGCAAGTGCTGACTCTGCTGAGTCATCcttcaaactattttttttcccttttctatGGATCTCTTGTTCTCAGCTTGCAGCGAAAACTCACTAAATAACATGTAATCATAAATGAGAGCATATAGTATATTCAGGTAATTCTTCAGCATGTTACACCTGTAACCTATGATATCTGATTGGTGTCATAAGGGATGCTACCTATAAAATCCTTGTTATTAGCTACAAAGATCTTTAAGATGCCAGAGGACAAAATGGACCTTCTCAAGTTTTTCTTAGTTATTTTTCCTTGTCACAGGAGGAAGGGGAATGTGCTTCTTGAAGGAAAATGTGGCAATCAATAAGGGTTTGAGGGATATCCCTATGGTTCCTGCATCTCTTGTGTGGTGCCTGGGTACTGGGGTTTGAACTTAACCTCCCCTCtgcctatcaaaaaaaaaaaaaggcagtcAATCAAAAACAAGTTCATTCTGCCATTGAGCTTTGGTTCAAATGGCAAGAGTGAGAttgtgggttcaaaacccaTTGAATGCGTATATAATTTAccaataagaaaaaatatttttccccttcttttcgtgtttgagagagagagagagaggaggaatGCACATAGCAGGGGCCAAAAGAAGAGAGTCTGTGACATAGCCTCCAGAAATTAATCAAACTAAACTCAATTTGGGTCTCCATATCGACTTGAGCTTGATTGGATTGGTAAGCGAAGTTGTTTTCTGGTTTTATATAATTTCACATGCCTCTTTTAACTCTCTTTCTGCCCCATAAAATTTGGTTggaaaactttttctttaatcATAACATAGTTCATATAGGTGGAATTTTGTTAGATGCAATAATCAtgttctttccttttatttagTAGGACGATCTTGTttgttaataattaatatactttattttgaatatacatATATGCAGCAGTCACCCATTTTTGAGCATCTGAAAGTAATGGTTATAGAAGATATGATATATCTAATTCATGTGAAAGGGCTTTCTGAGTATGTTAGGTCAAGCTTGAGCTTAGAAGTACCTCTGCTTTTTGTGGACCTTGAACATGACCCTCCTAAGGTTGGTTCCTGTTGTAGGGTACATGTTTCATAATCTATACCTTCAATATCAGACATTCTctctatttatcaaaaaaaatatatcagaCATTCTCTCCTTTTCCTCTTTGGTGAAGGCCCTCTTCTCATCTTTGTTGCAGATGATAACACAAGCAGAAAATAGCCCAGTAGGAATGCAGCTTATATCAATTCAGAAGTTTTTCTCTACTCTATTTCCTCAAGATGGAATAAAAGATGATCTCCTGCCATGTCACAGGACAGAATCTATGGGTGATGCCACATCTTCTACCCATGAGCTTGTCACTTCTCAGTCTTCTGAATTTATTGATCTTAGTAGCTGCATGCACGATACACTGGTCACTGTGCCAACTTTAAATGGGTAACTTTTTAAACTCACTTTTATAATACATGCATAAATCCTTCTTGTGATGAGGATGGGTGGAACTACATATTTTAAACTCAGCTTCatacaaatattttacaaatgtgttaaaaatatttctacCCACATTGGTCAATCAATTAAagttttgggctttggcccaagtAAAAGTTAATTCCAACTCTCAATTTGAATAATATAGTATGTATAAGTGGCATCATTTGATTCGCAGTGGAGAATCAGGAGATTCttattgcaaagaaaaaaaattatgttattttggaAATCTTTGTGGGCCATTGCCTGCCTTGGCATTTATGCACGTGTGATATACATGAATTGTGCAGTGGCCCCTAATCTAGTAATGTCCTGTTGAAAAGAATTGATTTTCCCAGCTTTTAGGAAGCAACTGGGTGGGTTTAGTTTCATTGACAGTAGGAATTGCTTGTGATGTTTGGGGAATTCTAAATGTCAAGTGAATCTTCACCAAATTCTTATATAAATTGTACAGACTGTGTTACCTAAACTGCCTAGACAGTTGAATTGCTGGCCCCTTTGTGGTTGAATAGCTAGAAAGCACAGACACGGATATGACACGGAGATACAacaatttctgaaaaattagGACACAACACGGCGGGAatacatattaattaattaattattaaacatgcttttatttatattttttatatatttgttaaacattaattttcatatattGTTAATCATATATCAATTTACGGGCAATAATGGATataatactattaaaaaaaaaaaaaaaaaatccaaaaaccaaatTACACCCCAGCTATGTcccattatatttaaaaaaaaaaagggctggTACATGCCTTCAGCTGTGTCCCAGAGGAGTACGCTTGTCTCACAGGTGTTGGACATGGCAGCCAAATTGAGGTGCCCACGCTTTCTAGTTGAATAGTTAATTTGGCTTGAAAAGTTGGTCTTAATATTGTTGGACTACCCCATGCTGTTATTTTCAAGAATGCTTAAATCGGGCATGAGCCTCAAATACACCATTTAACATTGCTTTCTACTCATTGGGAGAAGTGTTTGCTTGAATCAAGTGGACATACCTTAAAACATGCTGTTAGTTCAcaacattatattttttcaacttaTCTGTTGGGATGAATGCAAGTTTATATGGAGAGAAGACCTTATGAGTCTAGAAATTTAGAAGTTTGGTTCTAACTATTAATCACTCTCCAAAAcgtttctttaattttcaaaagGACATGAGAAATATGACAAACAAGCAAGAAGTTAAAAGATCGATGGTTCAGGGAAACCTTCATCCCACTCTTTCTGCTTGTAATTTCACTGTTTAGGATCATTGGTGTAAGATTTTTTCCTCAGAATTATGTGCAAGTTGCTAAAAAATGGATTTCTGTCCAGAATGCAAATCTGGATATCTTGAAGAGGCATAAGAAGTAAATGCATTAACCAGTGGGTGAATTatattttacttctttttatttttgcttatttatttttggtgtgtgtgtgttttatgtagcttaaattatttagtaaaaaaataaaaaatctttttgaaatCAGTAGAAAATTAAAGGCAAACTAAGATATAAGAGATCAAGAGTCTTTTCAAGCAAaattgctcttttgtttttattctgAGTTAGTTTCTTGATCTAATATATTATATGCATATGAATTGCTAGTGCAACTTTGTACACTAAAAGTTTCTTGATCTAAAAGTCTTTGTGCTTTTTTAGGTTGAAATAGCTACATCATTAAATGTCTACGAAGTAATTATCCCTTTCAAATGAGAAAGTGACTGAAATTACCAACACTCTAGGGAATGTTCCAAAGAATAGACTTATAATaaactt encodes:
- the LOC115989716 gene encoding uncharacterized protein LOC115989716 isoform X1; the encoded protein is MEVAELDEALKVLDSSLSLIKWRLKSQSRRRLEIDILALCTGMRPVVMIDYGGKMPELQERLCALIKLIQKQSPIFEHLKVMVIEDMIYLIHVKGLSEYVRSSLSLEVPLLFVDLEHDPPKMITQAENSPVGMQLISIQKFFSTLFPQDGIKDDLLPCHRTESMGDATSSTHELVTSQSSEFIDLSSCMHDTLVTVPTLNGWLLGYPVVYLFSTEHIADAIYNLSTKSLRIYKILVCRNAAPSKGSQLEELLSFSVPYDLSMGGSKEQWAEAFLAHMQEKWERCRPAWSSLQMEVSECYPQAIVL
- the LOC115989716 gene encoding uncharacterized protein LOC115989716 isoform X3, whose amino-acid sequence is MEVAELDEALKVLDSSLSLIKWRLKSQSRRRLEIDILALCTGMRPVVMIDYGGKMPELQERLCALIKLIQKQSPIFEHLKVMVIEDMIYLIHVKGLSEYVRSSLSLEVPLLFVDLEHDPPKMITQAENSPVGMQLISIQKFFSTLFPQDGIKDDLLPCHRTESMGDATSSTHELVTSQSSEFIDLSSCMHDTLVTVPTLNGNAAPSKGSQLEELLSFSVPYDLSMGGSKEQWAEAFLAHMQEKWERCRPAWSSLQMEVSECYPQAIVL
- the LOC115989716 gene encoding uncharacterized protein LOC115989716 isoform X2, with amino-acid sequence MEVAELDEALKVLDSSLSLIKWRLKSQSRRRLEIDILALCTGMRPVVMIDYGGKMPELQERLCALIKLIQKSPIFEHLKVMVIEDMIYLIHVKGLSEYVRSSLSLEVPLLFVDLEHDPPKMITQAENSPVGMQLISIQKFFSTLFPQDGIKDDLLPCHRTESMGDATSSTHELVTSQSSEFIDLSSCMHDTLVTVPTLNGWLLGYPVVYLFSTEHIADAIYNLSTKSLRIYKILVCRNAAPSKGSQLEELLSFSVPYDLSMGGSKEQWAEAFLAHMQEKWERCRPAWSSLQMEVSECYPQAIVL
- the LOC115989716 gene encoding uncharacterized protein LOC115989716 isoform X4 — its product is MEVAELDEALKVLDSSLSLIKWRLKSQSRRRLEIDILALCTGMRPVVMIDYGGKMPELQERLCALIKLIQKMITQAENSPVGMQLISIQKFFSTLFPQDGIKDDLLPCHRTESMGDATSSTHELVTSQSSEFIDLSSCMHDTLVTVPTLNGWLLGYPVVYLFSTEHIADAIYNLSTKSLRIYKILVCRNAAPSKGSQLEELLSFSVPYDLSMGGSKEQWAEAFLAHMQEKWERCRPAWSSLQMEVSECYPQAIVL